ATAAGGGATCTTACAGTCCTCAATTAACTCATTTACATGGTTCCCAAAATCGTGGGGTACACGATTTCTAAAATACAGTCAATTAGAGCGGCTCACATGCATCAATAACATCTCGGTATTGGCATCAGAAGCTATTTTTATgggcaaaaatccccaaataatcacATGGACAAAGAAAAGCTATTTTCATACAGCGATGTAGAAGTTCTTAtgagaggaggccacagaagattggGCGTGTACTGATCCTTCATTGCCTGAATATAATAAAAGAGGGAACGATGTGTGAAGCTCACCTTGATGTATTGAAAGGCAAAGGTAGAACAAACATAGTGATCCAAGCCAAGAGAAGTAACGAAAAACAGGAATATATTCATGTTAAATTCATGGCAGACACATAGATGATTAAATATGCCAAAGGCAGCAATAGACACAAAACATCATAATATGTGTGGACAAAGCTAAACTAATTTGGGAGTGGCATTCCATGAAAATACACAAACCAGAGGTGCAGTAAATGAGGCTCGAATTCCATGACCAAATCAGCATACAGACGCAGAGAGGTTCTCTCACCCTAGAGCAACCAAACAAAGGTGCAGCAAAAGGAAACCGGCGAGGAACCTGCAACAAAAAAACAGATGATTGCTACAGGTGGTGAACTAATACAAAACGAGACCACGGTGAGCGGGACGGTACCTCTGATGGTTTGATGGCATTGTTGGAAATAAATAGTCCACATGAGCACGACCAAGTTGATGAGTGATAACCATGGCCACGAGTACGACTACAACCCTGTAGCAGCATGGATGCAAGGAAACAGCTAGACCATTACCCAAAAGGGCACCCAAGAGTGGCAGACCCTAAGCAAAGAACACAACAAACATAAAGCATCAGTAGCATGTGGTTCATATGACAAAGAAGTGTGCTTCTGAGGCTCATATGACAAAAAATCTAGCATACCATCTGTAGCATGGGCATTTAATTTAAAAACTGATTATGTAATCAAGCTTATAATCAAAGCCTATAAACTATCAAAAGTTCTGTAATACATTGATTGGCggaaacagatgaggtaaaaactgtaggTCAATGGAACTACAATAGCTCACAAACACCAGGTAAAGTAAATTCATCCATGTGTAGGAAAAGGCGGCCTATAAGCGAGATAGTACTCTAGCAAAAATTCTAGCATACCATCTGCAGCATGGGCATTTAATTTAAAAACTGATTATGTAATCAAGCTTATAATCAAAGCCTATAAACTGTCAAAAGTTCTGTAATACATTGATTGGCGGAAACAGATCAGGTAAAAACTGTAGGTCAATGGAACTACAATAGCTCACAAACACCAGGTAAAGTAAATTCATCCATGTGCAAGAAAAGGTAACCTATAAGCGAGATAGTACTCTAGCAATGGCATCACAACAACTCACAAGATAATTTTTCCTGAGCAAACAGTAGCCGCTTAAGCACATATCTGGGAAGGAGCTGCAATACCTGCGGACGGGTTGGAAACGACGATAGCAAGGATGCCCAGACAGGTATGTATCTTCTTTTATAAGGTTTTCTTATACTTCATTTTGGTGTGAAAAAAACCATCCAGGTATGAGCTTTCAAGCTTTAATCCATTCAGTTGCCTGCATAAATCAGTTGCTTCAGTTTCCTTGGGCTCTATCATATAACAAAGAATAGAACAATATAGAAGATTCTCTACCAGAGCTGTAATTGTTAGCAAATATATGCTTTCTCAGATAGAGTTCAGAAAATTCAAAAATACATGTGATGCAAATAAAGGTTGGGCGGAATTCTTAGTGCATCAGGCCAGTATTCAACAGAATAACCAAGGTCAAACAGAAAATCATTCACGATCTGTAGCATATGTGATAGTAAAGATGTATATCCACAAGGAAATAAGCACTGAATAATAAAACAAGGATGATTTGACAGTACCTTGCTTTCAGGAATTTCAATTCCAACCAAAACTTGCTCCTCTACACCTGCAAGCAGCCACCATGCATCAGAAACTCACCTACCATCGCACCAAAACAACAAGCGGGAGAAGGGCAACACAACATTGCACAAACGAAAAGGCCATCAAGATGGGTTACGTGCCTGCTCGCAGAGTTCTCGTCGGACACGTAGCCTAGGCTCCCGATAGCACCGACGAAGAGGTCATCCTAGGTGGTGGCAGCGGCCAAGCACCCCCATCGCTGGGCACCATCTCCTTCTAATCGGGTTTAGTCCAACTACGAAAAACAGATGTTGAAACTTCAATGGTGGTGATTTGCTTGGTGTGCTTTTGCTTGAC
The sequence above is a segment of the Triticum dicoccoides isolate Atlit2015 ecotype Zavitan chromosome 1A, WEW_v2.0, whole genome shotgun sequence genome. Coding sequences within it:
- the LOC119355297 gene encoding uncharacterized protein LOC119355297, encoding MLLQGCSRTRGHGYHSSTWSCSCGLFISNNAIKPSEVPRRFPFAAPLFGCSRVREPLCVCMLIWSWNSSLIYCTSGNEGSVHAQSSVASSHKNFYIAGWIGYSQNFIPYTLGIAETTECQRCLWVVLQFVWMYLAVAFMVAAAACQLVLGPV